TGTTGGTAGAGCTAGTGGATATGCTACTTCTCCAATTCGTTGAAGAATTTCAAATGTCCCAATATAGCGTGGCGCCAATTTACTTTTCTTCCCAAACCGTTTAATGCCTGGTCTAGGACTAACTCTTAGAAACACATTCTCCCCAATCTGGAATTCCAATGGTCTTTTTCTTACATCTGCATAACTCTTCTGTCGACTTTGTGCCGTTCTCAAACGGTCTTGGATAATACCTATCTTCTCTGTCGTCTCTTGAACCATATGAGGTCCTATGACACTTCTTTCACTAACCTCAGCCCAACACAACGGTGTACGACATGGTATTCCATACAACGCCTCATAAGGTGCCATACCTATCCTAGACTGATAAATGTTGTTGTATGGGAACTCGATAAGGGATAAGTGATCACTCCAATTACCTTTGAAGTCATCGCACATGCTCGTAACATATCCTCTAAAATTTGAATCATTCGCTCGGACTGACCATCAGTCTAAGGGTGGTAAGCAGTACTCATATTCAATCCTGTTCCCATTAATATTTGAAAACTCCCCCAAAACTTGGGTGTAAAAGGAGGATCTCTGTCGGAAACGATCGATACTGGAATTCCATGCAACCTAAATATCTCCTTGATTTAAAAGTTACATAAAATAGGAACAATATCCATATGCTTAACTGGAAGAAAATGTGCCGATTTGGTGAGACGATCAATGATCACCCATACACCATCCTTTCCATGCTGGGTCTTAAGTAATCCTCTGACAAAATCCATGTCAATGAAATCCCATTTCCACTCAGCTATTGATAAAGGCTGGAGAGGTCCCGCTGGTCGCTGGTGTTCAGCCTTCACTTGCTGACAAGTAAGACACCTGGAGACAAACAATGCGACATCTCTTTTCATACCTTTCCACCAGAACTGACGCTTCAAATCTTGATACATCTTTTTGCTTCCCGGATGAAGTGTCAATAGAATAATGATCCATGGTCAAAATTTCCTTTTGCAACTCTTCAACATCTGGTACACATAACCGACCTTTATAACGAATAGCCCCATTGACTCCCAATGTCCATCCTTCTTGTTGATCCGTGGTACCCAGCTTCTGTTTGACTTCTTGCAAACTGTCTCCTAACGCCTGCGCCTGAATGACCTTCTCCACAATCTCAGGTACTGCAACAACATGCGCCAAGCATGCCCTTTCATCGTTCCactcaataatgaaatcatatttttCCACAACCTTCACCATTCTAAATAATGTTATGGATCCAAATTCCTTTCTACTGAGTGCATCTGCTACAACATTCTCCTTCCCAGGATGGTACTCCAATTTAAACTCATAATCCGTAAGAAGCTCGAGCCATCTGTCTCATGTTCAAATCCTTCTGAGTGAAGATGTACTTTATACTTTTGTGGTCCGAAAATACCATACAGTTTGCTCCGTAAATATAATGCCTCCAAAGCTTTAGCACAAACACCACAACTGTTAATTCCAGATCATGAGTTGGGTAATTCTTTTCATGATTCTTTAACTGTTGAGAAGCATAAGCTACCGCTATCCCTTTCTGCATAAGAACTCCACCCAAACCACTTTCTGAAGCATCACAATAAACATCATAACCTAATCCTGGTTCCGGAGTAACTAAGATGGGTGTTGTAGTCAATCGTCGCTTCAACTCCTCAAACGCTTTATCACACTCAGTAGTCCACTCAAACTTCACCCCCTTTTTAGTCAAACGAGTAAGAGGAACTGCTATCTTCgagaaattctcaacaaatcttcgATAATATCCTGCCAAACCCAAGAAGCTGCGAATCTCAAAAACACTCTTTGGGGGTTTCCATTTTGTTACGGACGGTATCTTTTCGGCatcaagtcgttcatattgaaaacataactgcgaagcatatttgaactctagatagacatagtattaaggaatacaatacgaggtttattgcttaaccattaaactttgtagataagacatcaacataatcatttgaatgctattgtgattatgtatgggtatgaggtgaggattttatcctagggaacaatgtttacatgtgttctaaggaattaagttcgtaaacttgtttgtggaccgaaaaggaaatttccaggtgttattcgttttgttattcattgcatatcttatgaacaaccaatatgtgtgatagagtatgaccgctcacaacttgttgtgttcttggtagaactattcacaaaggcctgactaatgtattggtataaattttGTAAGTaaaaccgatattaagtaatcacctgtggtatgatcggattttgtatgtctgaccaattaaaaggaaaggtcaaccgatccttgtaaggggtgcagtacatcaaaggg
This portion of the Papaver somniferum cultivar HN1 chromosome 11, ASM357369v1, whole genome shotgun sequence genome encodes:
- the LOC113324326 gene encoding uncharacterized protein LOC113324326: MCDDFKGNWSDHLSLIEFPYNNIYQSRIGMAPYEALYGIPCRTPLCWAEVSERSVIGPHMVQETTEKIGIIQDRLRTAQSRQKSYADVRKRPLEFQIGENVFLRVSPRPGIKRFGKKSKLAPRYIGTFEILQRIGEVAYPLALPTKFADIHNVFHVSMLCKYNADPSHIIEWRDLQLNDNVSYEEKPLRVVDSKEQVLRSKTIKTVKVLWQHHGSEEATWELESEIRDKYL